One window of the Chitinophaga niabensis genome contains the following:
- a CDS encoding YciI family protein yields MKEFLFVFRADFSKMGERSPEQLQASMKKWMDWISGIAAQNKLVDRGNRLEPAGKVLRPDNIVTDGPFTEIKETLAGYTIVKADTLEEATELAKGCPVLETGGNVEIREIGKM; encoded by the coding sequence ATGAAAGAATTCTTATTTGTATTCAGAGCGGACTTTAGCAAAATGGGTGAACGTTCTCCAGAACAATTACAGGCCTCTATGAAAAAGTGGATGGACTGGATCAGTGGTATCGCTGCCCAGAACAAGCTGGTGGATCGCGGGAACCGCCTTGAGCCGGCAGGAAAAGTATTGAGACCGGATAACATTGTAACGGACGGGCCTTTTACGGAGATAAAAGAAACACTGGCCGGTTACACTATCGTGAAAGCTGATACATTGGAAGAGGCTACCGAATTGGCAAAGGGCTGCCCTGTTCTTGAAACCGGCGGAAATGTAGAGATCCGCGAAATAGGCAAGATGTAA